GTCGTGCCGGGGCCAGTCACTCAGGCTGTGTCGGAACGTGCGCGGCGTCATGCGATGGTCGTCGTGCTCGGCGTCAACGAGCGCGATCACGGCAGCCTGTACAACACGCAACTCGTGTTCGACGTCGACGGTCGCCTCGTGCTCAAGCGCCGCAAGATCACGCCGACGTTTCATGAACGGATGATCTGGGGACAAGGCGACGCCGCGGGTCTCAAGGTTGCGCACACGGGCATCGCACGGGTCGGCGCGCTCGCGTGCTGGGAGCATTACAACCCGCTCGCGCGCTATGCGCTGATGACGCAGCACGAAGAGATCCATTGCAGCCAGTTTCCCGGCTCGCTCGTTGGTCCGATTTTCGCCGAGCAGATCGAGGTCACGATCCGTCATCACGCGCTCGAATCGGGCTGCTTCGTCGTCAATTCGACGGGCTGGCTCAGCGAAGCGCAAATCGAGTCGGTGACGACCGACCCTAAGCTGCAACAGGCGCTGCGCGGCGGTTGCATGACGGCCATCGTTTCGCCCGAAGGGCAGCACCTTGCCGAGCCGCTGCGCGAAGGCGAAGGGATGGTCGTCGCCGATCTCGACATGGCACTGATCACCAAGCGCAAACGCATGATGAATTCGGTCGGCCACTATGCGCGTCCTGAATTGCTCAGTCTTGCCATCAACGATCGCCCCGCGACGCCCGTCGCGCCGATGTCTGCGGC
The nucleotide sequence above comes from Paraburkholderia youngii. Encoded proteins:
- a CDS encoding Nit6803 family nitrilase, giving the protein MSEQRIIRAAAVQIAPEFERPGGTLEKVCAAIDEAAQQGVRLIVFPETFVPYYPYFSFVRPPVASGADHMRLYEQAVVVPGPVTQAVSERARRHAMVVVLGVNERDHGSLYNTQLVFDVDGRLVLKRRKITPTFHERMIWGQGDAAGLKVAHTGIARVGALACWEHYNPLARYALMTQHEEIHCSQFPGSLVGPIFAEQIEVTIRHHALESGCFVVNSTGWLSEAQIESVTTDPKLQQALRGGCMTAIVSPEGQHLAEPLREGEGMVVADLDMALITKRKRMMNSVGHYARPELLSLAINDRPATPVAPMSAAFSTASADLGSETTSGGQDECQHESVV